The Ahaetulla prasina isolate Xishuangbanna chromosome 5, ASM2864084v1, whole genome shotgun sequence genomic sequence TAGAAATAGGTAACGTAGAAAGATTTGCATTTTTTGCCCGTTTCGCTTTGTTCAAGAAGCTATTTTTTAATTGGGGCTGGGAAAGGATTTCCTGGAATCAGGAAATCCTTTCCCAAGCAACGCGAGCAGCAGATTGCAAACCCAGCACAAAGACAAATATAGGCGCTCTCTTTCTCTATAGGTggcaagaggggaggggagaaggtggAGTTTTTAAGGGTCGCTTTTCGTCTTGCTTTCCGCCCTGGCCTTTCCTCCCAGCCAGTAACAAGTGTCTGCGCCTTTGAAGTCCAGCGCCGCAAAGCGCGGTTACCCTCGCGCTATAAATAAAAGCTAAGGGCCACGCAGAGGGCGACCGGGCAGCGTATTTGATTTGGCCCGAAGGGTCGTCGCTTCCTCCCTCAGAGTCCGCTGCTGCCTCCTCTTGGGAGATATGGCGTGCATGGACAGATATCGGTGCTGCACTGACTCCCGGGGGCAGAGCAGTATTCTCTACAACATACTGAAGAGCGAGGAGCTGCAGGAAGAGACCAGCCAGCAGCAGCCCGCGCCTCGACCCGGCCGGGAGTCGTATGCGCCGGCGCTCGGCTGCTCGTGCGGCAGGCAGAGGCGCGTGGCCCTCAAGAACCCACAAGTCGCGTGCAAGGCGGCTTCGGCCGTGTTGGTGAAAACGCTGCGCTTCGTCAAGAACGTGCCCTGCTTTCAGGAGCTGCCTCTGGACGAGCAACTGGTGCTTGTACGCAGCTGTTGGGCTCCCCTGCTCGTGCTGGGGCTGGCCCAGGATCAAGTACATTTCGAGACGGTAGAGACCACGGAACTCAGCATGCTCCACAGAATACTGACCAACAAGCGCTGCGATgaagagcggcggcggcggcaggtcCAGTTGCTCCGCGAGACGCAGGGGGAGTTGGACCAGAGCTGTAGGAATGGGAATGGAAGTAGCAGTGGCAGCGGCAACGCCAAGTTACCGTCGGCGGCAGAGATCCAAAGCATCAAAGGTTTTTTGGCCAAATGTTGGAGTTTGGACATAAGCACCAAGGAGTATGCCTATCTCAAGGGGACGGTTCTCTTCAATCCGGGTAAGCCAGCCGTTTTTGATAGTGCCTGAGTACGAATCGGGACAGGCTCGAAGTTGGGGGACCCCCGGATGTGCAGGCCTTAAATGAAGACATCTGGTAACGGAAAGGGCCtgtccttatagaatagaatagaatttttattggccaagtgtgattggacatatatatataataataatagtattgctCTGTAACTTGGAAGGATACTTGCAaaagcatcttttaaaaaaaaccgttTAATAACTGGACTTAAGGATTTAGGTCGGACCGGCAGCTATCGGAGTGCAGCAATTGAGCTTAGATTGCTGGTGTCTGTATTTTTAAAACCTTACTAAGTTAAATgcctaatagtagtagtagtcatTCCGCTTTTTGGATTCATAGCACGTGATAGAGAGCTCAGATAGAAAATTAGAATTTTGTAAATTGAAATGTTAGAAAAAACAGTCTTCTGATGATACTTGGTGTGGAAGCAAATATCAGTTCACAAACGTTGCATGCAGACAACACTAAGTAAGTCAAAACTCTACTTCACACCATTTAATTAGTATATTGCTAACTATAAAACATGTTAAGTttggattttgaaaaataaaaaaattctatgtgAGATTTGTTTTGGATCTATATtgaggaaaacaaaaataaatgaatttaccTCAAATTCATGTTATAAAACTAGCCCTAGCTTTGCTTCAGCATATCTCATTTAAGGATTTAATAAAAAATGAAGTTTTGTTTTGATTAATAACATTTTAGATATGTGTTGTGGAAGAATATGATTTAAACTTTATTAAGTTACGTAGTGTGGAGTGGAATACTGAGTACATTAAGCATAAAGACATTAGGGACTGaataatctgaaaaaaatatttgcaatctTAAAACATCCAAGTTAGTTGAGATGCCAGTCATTTATTATTAAAACAATGTAAATAATGCTGCTCTTAAGGTGACGAGAGAAAAACATCAAGTTTCTGTGTTATTTATTGGGTGTTAACTCACATACCATTTTCTATGTATTTCAATAGTCAGAGCCTAGCAGTGCTGtcttctaaaatagaatagaactgaactGGTATAAATGTAATATATACTCCGTAGCAAGTGCTAGGTACCAAAATTAAGGGAGAGATCCTATCATGCAAGATTGCAAAGTATTGAGCTGAGGTGCAGATGTAAACATCTTAGTTTAATTTGGAGCTTCCTTTTTGCTGCATGCAACTGCAAAAATACCTTTGCAATATTTCTTTCATACCAGTTTTAGTATTTCTTTAGAAGTGAGTAGATTGAAATACCTTCCATGTAATAGTTTTTATATTACTCTATCAGCATGATAACATACTCCTTTAAATATATAACCTTAGTCAGAAGTTTCCATGTAGTATACTAATTTATTAATAGCAAAATGatccaatataaataaataaataaataaaatataatgtaatgtttATGTCCTGTTCTTCTTCCCGTCTCTCTCCTTTTAGAGTTGCCAGGGCTGCACTGTGTGCAGTATATCCAAGGACTGCAGCAAGAAGCACAACAAGCCCTAAATGAACATGTCAGACTGATTCACAGAGAAGACCAGGACAGATTTGCCAAACTGAATGTGGCTCTTTCTATGCTTGGATCAATTAATGCCAGTGTTATTGCAGAACTTTTTTTCAGGCCCATTATTGGAACAGTAAATATGGATGACATGTTGTTAGAGATGCTTTGTGCAAAATTATGAAATCATATGTGAGTGAGGCATGACAATTCAGTGTGGAAAGTCTTGACAACAAAAtagtgtaaaatattgtaaaataaactAAGTTATTGTTTTTAAAGTGGCAATGTTTATATTCAGCAATGGAATGTTCTTTGAGTCCACTCTGTTTTATTAATTAGAAGTATCTTAGAGCATTTCATCATCAGTCTAAATtctcttgaaaaataaaataattctatgaGTCCACAGAAAGGAGTTTGCAGGTTTCAGTGACTTCTTTGTAGGACAAGAGTGTATAGgattgcaatttttttctttgttttcaaagaAGTAAAAGTATGTAATTCACAAAATTAAAACCTAGACTGATCTGCATAGTATATATACAAAACAGAAAGTGTTCAGTCAAATgttgtataattttatatttttaaagcatCTGTTTAATCAAGGAGAGTGTAATATTTTGTCTTACATTTCATACTTGTTTGCCCATTAATTTAGATTGAGCAAATTCATGACAACATACTTTAGAATGTACTTCATTATGTCAGAAGCTCTCAATGTAGAGAACAACATCATAAAAGGAGTGGAGTGAATTTCTAGATAGACAGAAAATGCATTCACAATACACATACAAACTTTTGGTTCTACAACATCAGTTCTAAGCAATTAAGATATATTTGAATTTGAAACAAACACAGAATTGTCAGTAATTGCAAACAATTCACTTCATAATATCTTGAGTAAAATAGAATATGTGGCTTCAAAGCTGATTCAGAGCAAATCAGATTACAAGTATTCTTGTAATACATTATCTTAACCTAAATATTATCTCTCTTTAGAGGGATTAGAATGGGAGCCTGATAGAAATCTCTAACTTTCTCATTAAAAAAGATTTTGCTTTCCTTTTCCAAcaacttttcctttatttttgtatctttcaTATGGCTGACTACTTTTacctgaaataataaaaaaaaaaccttagataTTAAAGCCCAAAACTAGTACACATTTTCTTAACTTTCAAATTCCATTTGCTACTTTGCAGAATGAAATTAGTATTAAGttgagaataaataaatgaatgagaaTAAAGAGTGCTTCAGCAACCATCGTTGTTCTGCTCAAATATGGTCTATTCTTGTGAAAGTCTAGAGACACACTTAAGATTTGGCAATTGTGCATCCTTAATTCTTGGCGTTATTAAAAGTTTAATAAGCACGTTATCTTTCAAAATTATAAGACTAGATAATATATTTTCCAATATTGTTAATATCACTCACATAAAATGTATGTGTTAACCTCTGCCTAGACCATACTGAATCTTTTTTATGCACTCTTAAAAATATTTCACAGgggaaaaaatctggaaaaaaatcctGTATAAGTAATTATAGGCTGGGTTGCATTGCTGTAGTATaaaattgtaaattaagaaatttaTTTCAAATTACATGAGCATTAAAACATTTAGAGCACATAATTGGGATTTGTGCTAAATATGTTAAATATGAATAGTAAGCTTTGCAAATAAAAAATTGTACATGCctcattaaaatttaaattatactTGTAAGAAGACAAGGTTCCCCAAAACGTAAACATAATTACtggtattatttttattctgcacAATATCCTTTATGCAGAATAAATAATAGTTTCAACATTTTCATGTTCATGTTCAATTTTCATATAATGTATCATAGTATTGGTGGAATGTGACAGTACATATTTAGAATTTACCAGCTTTTATTCTCTAAATTCAGCTTGATTGCTGCCTGATAACCCCACTTGTGTACTGTTTGCTGACTTTCATACTCCAATCCCAAACTGGGATGGGCATAGAGAATGTCCTGGGTTCATGATAATGGATCGGAAATATCTAGTTTTTAGCATATTCCTGAAAATTAAGATGAGAGGCACAACTTGCAGTCTATCAACATCAAATGCAAAGATGCACAGTGATGATTTCAATTTTATCGTTTTTGCGTTTTGAATCCAAAAAGGTGAATTGTGAATGGGAAGTTATGAGAGCATAACTTGTTTTCTGATTGGTCTCTCATGTAGTTTAAAAGAATgctatacagtggtaccttggtactcaattgttttgaaatatcaaatttggtactcaatgcattttattatgaaaattttgtcccagtattcataatttgtttggtactcaatgcataagctagaacttgttgctgttggctgccttgtgaatCTCTAGATTATTACTTATGGGAAAAATTTATTTGGTACTCAGCATTTTTTGTACTCATCACACCTTTCAGAATCAATTGAGGATGAGTATTGAAGGTAAAATAGAACCTCTGATCACGAACacttctgaccatgaccaaatcaggttccaaccaaaaaattcaaagtatttttttttctgtggccaGTTTTTCCTTCCACGCCATTAtttttgtaagtgccaaattttcaaaattaggtttgggtcacgaccaaagttatggaacgaattaGAGTTATgatcagaggttctactgtatatcaAATTGTTcaattttgttgattttttttctttttaaaggataaCAGTTGATACTCATGAAGTTTAGTATTATAAACAATAACAAATCTACAAGAAATGTCCTTACATTCCATGTACTATGAACAGTAATGAAAATCAATTTAATGACTATTTTAATTATAGTCTACAATAACAGCAGATAtaacaaataaaagcaataaatgtccagcaaataaatttaaaagacatGCCACTTAAACATTCAATTTTATAATATTTGTACTGGCTATGGAACAACTAAATGACAGTTTGGTCCACCTAGAAATAATTTCACTAACTAAAATAATTCCAGGTATGCATGCTTAGGTTGCAGTTTTCACCTTTAATTTCAAATTATTGGTGAATGTACCATAATagtaataacacttagacttatataccgcttcatagtgctttacagcctgctctaagaggtttacagattcagcatattgcccctaacaatctggatccccattttactgacctcggaagtatGGAacgctgaatcaatcttgagccagtgagactcaaactgccaaagtgctggcaattggcagtcagcagaaatagcccgcagtactgtgttctaaccactctgccaccacagctcataataattgaaaattatttaatattatcatACAGAGCTGTATTATTAAGTTTGAAAAGGGCATTCTGCCATATGATAATTACCTTTATGGAATCAATTTATAATTGAGATCTGCTGTTATCTGAAACAGCTTCTCCACTAAATGTTTTCCCATCTCCTATCTGTTTAATCCTTTTCGTATCTTCTCCCACActttaatttttttgcttttttcttttcttgcccagtttatctcatttttttttccttgaatgaTCTAAAATGTAGAATTTAAACCCTGAACATCACATCTTTCATTTTGAAAGCACTGCTTCTGGTTGCTAAGTAGCAATGATAAGCAAAACAGTGAAGGGTTTCTTTGGTGCTCTGAATAATAGTATTTCAGATCAAAGAGAAatattgtcagcattccagaaaaaaaaccaaccctccaaataaaaactccaaagcaagcatctttcaaagttccatttactaggataggtaaactggcacatctggaaaaacccgaatctgagaggtctgggttttctctcagtaaatcaaaacccccaagacATTCCCTGACTCtgcagttgatcacatgctccaattgccaaccgtcccatctcaagacagcactccgaccactactcctccagatgcaggattggcctaaccttgaccgacaggaagaatgttatcatATCTAAAGACAAcctctctactaaatccccccctcctactttcccacacatgagaatgtggcagcatggaagcttctggcctagtatggcttccaaagctgacaggcatccccccctgcagaaaaaaaacacaccctggaaaataaaacagacaaaacaaAAGATAGGGTTAATGCCTTGTACATAACCTCTTAAtctcctctccccactccaggaggactctttggtttctcagggaatttatcatgaaattgctttaCTAGAGTATCAGCAttcacatcccaacttttcacccaagtagcttcagacaacaGGTAACCTTTCCAGTGTACCAAATACTGTAAACGAaccctgtatagtctagagtcaaggatcttcTTAACCTCAGATATACAAGGATAGTACTCTCCTTGTACTATCAAAGGAGGGGGGGAGTAGCTGGTAAGGGCCTTAAGTTAGATTTTCCTGCTGGTTTCATTAAGCTACTGTGAAAGACTGGGTGCATTTTTCCTAATATTcgagggaggctaagttggacagtcaCTGAGTTAATCACTTTCGCTATAGGGAAGGGACCTATGAATTTGGGTCCAAATGTCTTCTAGGTAACCTCAATCTTAGGTATTTGGTTGACAAATTCACTTTATCTCCTATTTGGAAAGGTGGTTGGAGACACCGGTGTTTGTCGGCCTGGGCCTTATATTTTTCCGCTGACTCAGCCAAAGCTTTCTTACTATTCTCCCAACCCTTTTTTTAATGAGTTCATCCATTCTGTTAGGGACATGGAAGTGGGTGTCTCGACTAGCTCAGCcgcagttgtgtcagacgccgtgagaagaaacaaacCAACTTCGTTTTCTTTTCCACCCGTGACTttatttattgggtctgctacaaactggGTATCAATAATAGTCGAGGTCTTTttgtataaagtcagcgctgagagcttctgcctctcagccccttttaaacatcctgcgctgctcatgccccaccccatggctgaactgctccattgattggatgcctggccgctctctccctccttgtctgacagcctcagctgccatgtCATCTGCCAAATCCCGGACCTAAAGCAGTTCGTCATGATGCCCAGCCTTCATCTCCCTATATCCTGGTTGCCAGTGTGATGATCTccttcccatgcttcccaaacgcagatccctgcagcgTCATGTGTCAAGCCAGAGCTGGGCTGGACAGGGTGACTCTAGGCAACTCAGGCATCAGCACAAAATCCATGCCCATAGTTATTTGAAAAAAAGTCAACCCAGTActactgtgtactgcattattataagTCACTTCTGCGAACAGTAACAACTCTGCCCAGTTTTCCTGTTGATAATTCATATAACATgtaatgtattgttccaccatggcattCAATTTTTCAGTGGCTCCATTAGTCGATGAatggaaagctgagctaagcccCTGGGATGATCCAATGGACCGCAGGATCTCCTtccagaacttagcagtaaaCTGTACCCCGCAATCCGATATTATTCTCCTTGGaaccccatgtagtctgtagatatGCTTCACAAACAGTTTTGCCAGCTTCTTGGCTGAGGGTAGTCTGTTGCAGGCAGTGAAGTTGAGGGGGGAAGACTTCAGTAGGTTTTGAGAGTGGCCGTCTGGCCAATGCTCTCTGAGGAGACTTTTCGGCTGGAGTTTTGCGGTAGAGTTgaatttctctgtccagagctatggacatagTGTACCAGTCGTGCATTCGCTCAGACCCCCCGCCCAGATCCTACAGGTTGTTCTGGCTTCTTGATTAATGGCCTCTAAAATAGTGTAGGAGTATGCAGTCTGGCCAATGTTCCAGGTTCCCTGTGACCCGTCTAAAGTCCCACACAAAGTCTTTTATGGGTCGATTACCTTGCTTCATCACCTTTATGGTGGCTTCGCTTTCATTGATTCAGTCTGGGTCTTCAAATCTGGCCCAGAGCAGTGCAACAAACCCATCAGTATCGTTTAATTCTGCAGCGCCTTCATTGTGCAGCTGGGCTATCCATTCAGAAGTCCCTCCTTCATTCATCACATCAGAAACCGCTGAGACCAAGTCCCGATCTGATTCGTATTGATCTCCATACTGATCTATATGGGCCCAGACCCTGCTGAGTAAGTAAGCCAATTTGGCAGATGTGCCATCAAATGTTGCTCTGAAGTGGGATGGCATTGGCCGCACTGGGGGAATGGGCCCAGTGATGGGTGATTG encodes the following:
- the NR0B1 gene encoding nuclear receptor subfamily 0 group B member 1, with the translated sequence MACMDRYRCCTDSRGQSSILYNILKSEELQEETSQQQPAPRPGRESYAPALGCSCGRQRRVALKNPQVACKAASAVLVKTLRFVKNVPCFQELPLDEQLVLVRSCWAPLLVLGLAQDQVHFETVETTELSMLHRILTNKRCDEERRRRQVQLLRETQGELDQSCRNGNGSSSGSGNAKLPSAAEIQSIKGFLAKCWSLDISTKEYAYLKGTVLFNPELPGLHCVQYIQGLQQEAQQALNEHVRLIHREDQDRFAKLNVALSMLGSINASVIAELFFRPIIGTVNMDDMLLEMLCAKL